A single region of the Candidatus Wallbacteria bacterium genome encodes:
- the pyrR gene encoding bifunctional pyr operon transcriptional regulator/uracil phosphoribosyltransferase PyrR, translated as MLYKNQEQIEYCLQRMGYQILEETLPDKLALIGIKERGLPLAKRLKRNLEKIVGCEILLGELNISLYQNDLSLLSTGPIIHDVEIPFGIGGRELVLVDDVLITGQTAHAAIDAIQDLGHPARIRFACLVDVKRRELPIYADYVGWKLRLTRDEQLIFKISEIDKEEGIWVEPIKR; from the coding sequence GCTTTACAAAAACCAGGAACAGATCGAATATTGCCTGCAGCGCATGGGCTATCAGATATTGGAAGAGACGCTTCCCGACAAGCTGGCACTGATTGGGATCAAGGAACGGGGCCTTCCACTCGCCAAGAGGCTGAAGCGGAATCTGGAAAAAATCGTGGGCTGCGAAATACTGCTGGGAGAATTGAACATTTCCCTTTATCAGAATGACCTGAGCCTGCTTTCCACCGGCCCGATCATTCATGACGTGGAAATCCCGTTCGGCATCGGCGGCCGGGAACTGGTCCTGGTGGACGATGTCCTGATCACAGGACAGACTGCGCACGCTGCAATCGACGCTATCCAGGATCTTGGACACCCGGCCAGGATCAGATTCGCCTGCCTGGTGGACGTGAAGCGCAGAGAACTGCCTATCTACGCCGACTATGTGGGCTGGAAGCTCCGCCTGACTCGTGACGAGCAATTGATTTTCAAAATATCGGAGATCGACAAAGAAGAAGGTATCTGGGTCGAACCCATCAAGAGGTGA
- a CDS encoding HEAT repeat domain-containing protein yields the protein MENNLNENGIIDGTGTNPQQELIERLAAVSWQIRKDAADRLSKYGDKVIPDLIKSLNSQNDDQRFWALVALSKISTDNAMKPLYKLCKVRDETLKSYATVALGHSSHRDAVPTLILLLNDPDWRVCNGAVNSLVMQGNKVIEPLIQALKSASYNAAFWITKVLSRLGDEGIEVLVTFSRFKSKNIRMLVAEALGESENPRAIKALLNLLKDEHWMVRQSTVDSLIKLGDKVIEYLIFFLKSEKENMLPFVEKVFSGMGEYRIGPLVNLLKHEDREVRILAADALGKTNNSKAVKPLIGALSDKVWLVRKAAAMGLSQIKDLPLEDLVKSLSSGEDNVRFWVAAILGEVGERAIEPLLKMLTAPEKELRFYSAQALGKIRDDRVVINLVNALQDESWTVRNKVSESLIDLGDVSLIPVMKSLMSQNEDRRFWAKKVIEVIGPQELDQILEIISNSRDSELRYFAAYTLSLIGNERCLPYLINASLNDPNEWVRKYSITALSKIKDNRALDVMAKLLFDLDEDVAYWTAKSFTNMGEMAIEKIRTILEAGDPKAKNLAILALGGIGDKQAVTMLIDRLAEKGPEADRCAGILAACGEKAVPYLIDCLGSTRAEMRENASRVLIKIGEPAEDALAEALQSNNQDMKYWSAKVLREIKKLKDRGKTREKNINLKE from the coding sequence TTGGAGAACAATCTTAACGAAAATGGCATTATCGACGGGACTGGAACCAATCCCCAGCAGGAACTGATCGAGCGACTGGCAGCAGTTTCCTGGCAGATCCGCAAGGATGCAGCTGACCGGCTTTCCAAATACGGCGATAAAGTGATTCCTGACCTGATCAAATCCCTCAATTCCCAGAATGACGATCAGAGATTCTGGGCACTGGTGGCTCTTTCCAAGATCAGCACCGATAATGCCATGAAGCCTTTGTACAAGCTGTGCAAAGTGCGCGATGAAACTTTAAAGAGTTACGCCACTGTTGCCCTGGGCCATTCCTCTCATCGGGATGCCGTACCTACCCTGATCCTGCTTTTGAATGACCCGGACTGGAGGGTATGCAACGGTGCCGTCAATTCTCTGGTGATGCAGGGAAACAAGGTGATTGAACCGCTGATCCAGGCCTTGAAGAGCGCGAGCTACAATGCCGCTTTCTGGATCACCAAGGTATTGAGCAGGCTCGGGGATGAAGGAATCGAGGTGCTGGTCACATTTTCCCGCTTTAAGAGCAAGAACATCCGGATGCTGGTAGCAGAGGCGCTCGGGGAATCGGAGAATCCCCGGGCCATCAAGGCTTTGCTGAATTTATTGAAAGACGAGCATTGGATGGTGCGGCAGAGTACAGTCGATTCACTGATCAAGCTGGGGGACAAAGTAATTGAGTATCTGATATTTTTTTTAAAGAGTGAAAAGGAAAACATGCTGCCTTTTGTGGAAAAGGTTTTTTCCGGGATGGGTGAATACAGGATCGGTCCGCTGGTGAACCTGCTGAAACACGAAGACAGGGAAGTCAGGATACTGGCGGCAGACGCTCTCGGTAAAACCAACAATTCCAAGGCCGTCAAACCGCTGATCGGAGCTCTGAGCGACAAGGTCTGGCTGGTGCGCAAAGCTGCTGCAATGGGTCTTTCACAGATCAAGGATCTGCCTCTTGAGGATCTGGTGAAATCGCTTTCTTCCGGCGAGGACAATGTCAGATTCTGGGTCGCAGCGATCTTAGGTGAAGTAGGCGAACGCGCCATAGAACCGCTGCTCAAGATGCTCACCGCACCCGAAAAGGAACTGCGCTTCTATTCAGCTCAGGCCCTGGGCAAGATCCGGGACGACAGGGTTGTGATCAACCTGGTGAATGCGCTGCAGGACGAATCCTGGACTGTCCGCAACAAAGTGTCTGAATCTCTGATTGATCTGGGGGATGTTTCCCTGATTCCTGTAATGAAATCACTCATGTCCCAGAATGAAGACCGCAGATTCTGGGCTAAAAAGGTGATCGAAGTGATCGGGCCTCAGGAGCTGGATCAGATCCTGGAGATAATTTCAAATTCCCGCGATTCCGAATTGCGCTATTTCGCGGCCTATACACTCAGCCTGATCGGAAACGAACGCTGCCTGCCTTACCTGATCAATGCTTCTCTCAATGATCCCAACGAATGGGTGAGAAAATACTCCATCACTGCGCTCTCTAAAATCAAGGATAATCGGGCCCTGGATGTGATGGCAAAACTCCTGTTCGACCTCGACGAGGATGTAGCTTACTGGACCGCGAAATCTTTCACCAATATGGGCGAGATGGCGATCGAGAAGATCCGCACGATACTCGAGGCCGGAGATCCTAAAGCTAAAAATCTGGCAATCCTGGCCCTTGGAGGGATCGGGGACAAACAGGCAGTGACCATGCTGATAGACCGGCTTGCTGAAAAAGGTCCGGAAGCTGACCGCTGCGCAGGCATTCTTGCCGCCTGCGGAGAAAAAGCAGTGCCTTACCTGATTGACTGCCTGGGCAGCACCAGAGCCGAAATGAGGGAAAATGCCTCCCGGGTTCTGATCAAGATCGGAGAGCCGGCTGAAGATGCACTGGCAGAAGCTTTGCAGAGCAACAATCAGGACATGAAATACTGGTCAGCCAAAGTGCTGCGCGAGATTAAAAAACTGAAAGACCGCGGTAAAACAAGAGAAAAAAACATTAATCTTAAGGAATAA
- a CDS encoding HEAT repeat domain-containing protein: MEREKFDKNLSKGTQQEKYQLLYEATNNPRQEYFATLIKMLSETDEWLRLNAVLAITALENSQAVIPLLETLKNEKNEYVIAAMLKALGKLGNKKLLPFIIPFFHDNDNRVVANAIEAVELIGDKSVSEKLKPFLHHDEVRVRVNAAKALWKFGHTEAMDELITMLASKETWIRDSVVYALGQINTPQTRKVLCEQLPGEVEALKLKIIEVLGRIGDEQAVPCLRECLKDKSLRVAESAQWALAGINLRRGESHNCPRCSAINRNNNHFCGNCGATLPLGK, translated from the coding sequence ATGGAGCGGGAGAAATTCGATAAAAACCTGTCCAAGGGTACTCAACAGGAAAAATACCAGCTGCTGTATGAAGCCACCAACAACCCGAGGCAGGAGTATTTCGCAACACTGATCAAGATGCTGTCTGAAACCGACGAGTGGCTGCGGTTGAATGCTGTGCTTGCCATCACTGCCCTCGAGAATTCCCAGGCTGTGATACCCCTTCTGGAAACGCTGAAGAACGAGAAGAATGAGTATGTGATAGCTGCCATGCTGAAAGCCCTGGGCAAGCTTGGCAATAAAAAACTCCTGCCGTTCATTATCCCTTTTTTTCACGACAACGACAATCGCGTGGTAGCCAATGCCATCGAAGCAGTGGAATTGATCGGTGATAAATCAGTCTCTGAAAAACTAAAACCATTCCTGCATCATGATGAGGTACGCGTGAGGGTCAACGCAGCCAAGGCTTTATGGAAATTCGGGCATACCGAAGCCATGGACGAGCTGATCACCATGCTTGCTTCCAAGGAAACCTGGATCAGGGACAGTGTGGTCTACGCACTTGGTCAGATCAACACTCCTCAGACCCGTAAAGTGCTGTGTGAACAGCTCCCCGGTGAAGTCGAAGCCTTGAAGCTCAAAATCATTGAAGTATTAGGCAGGATCGGCGATGAACAGGCGGTTCCATGCCTCAGAGAATGCCTGAAGGACAAATCTCTGAGGGTAGCGGAGAGCGCCCAGTGGGCTCTGGCAGGCATCAATCTGCGGCGGGGTGAAAGCCACAATTGCCCGCGCTGCAGCGCAATCAACCGAAACAACAACCATTTCTGCGGTAACTGCGGAGCGACGCTGCCATTAGGGAAATAG
- a CDS encoding acetate kinase has translation MKVLVLNCGSSSVKYQLLEMDTEDVIAKGLIERVGKNDAIINHSPKGHPKVNYVAPVLSHKVAVEQMIKELTHKDYGVIKDKDEIVAVGHRLVHGAEKFAHSVLINQEVISKMEECIELAPLHNPPNIMGVKIMQELLPGKPQVGVFDTAFHQTMPDYAYLYGLPYEFYKKYGVRRYGFHGTSHFYVANVAAQKEGKNINDLKIITIHLGNGASITAVDHGKSVDTSMGLTPLEGLVMGTRCGDIDPAIPFYLGRKLKLGLSELDDLLNKKSGMLGISMLSNDMREIESRMTDEKDPHCTLAMKIYCYRIRKYLGAYAAAMGGLDVVVFTAGVGENSPVTRAMVCENLEFLGLKIDKTVNNARGFVKFSTPDSRVSVYAIPTNEELVIGRDTKRIVENKM, from the coding sequence GTGAAAGTACTTGTGTTAAATTGCGGCAGTTCCTCGGTAAAGTACCAGCTTCTGGAAATGGACACAGAAGATGTGATCGCCAAGGGACTGATCGAACGTGTGGGCAAAAATGACGCCATCATCAATCATTCTCCCAAAGGGCATCCCAAAGTGAATTACGTTGCTCCAGTCCTGTCCCACAAAGTCGCGGTGGAGCAGATGATCAAAGAGCTCACTCACAAGGATTACGGAGTAATCAAGGATAAAGATGAGATTGTGGCTGTCGGACATCGGCTTGTACACGGCGCGGAAAAATTCGCCCATTCGGTGCTGATCAACCAGGAAGTGATTTCAAAGATGGAGGAATGCATCGAACTCGCTCCCCTGCACAACCCTCCAAACATCATGGGTGTCAAGATCATGCAGGAACTGCTGCCCGGCAAGCCACAGGTAGGAGTTTTCGATACTGCCTTTCATCAGACTATGCCGGATTACGCTTATCTTTATGGGCTTCCATACGAATTCTATAAAAAATATGGAGTCAGGCGATACGGTTTTCACGGCACCAGCCATTTCTATGTGGCCAACGTGGCAGCCCAGAAAGAAGGAAAAAACATCAATGATCTCAAGATCATCACGATCCATCTGGGAAACGGCGCCAGCATCACAGCTGTGGATCACGGAAAGTCAGTGGACACCAGTATGGGATTGACTCCACTGGAAGGACTGGTAATGGGTACCCGTTGCGGTGATATTGATCCGGCCATCCCATTTTACCTGGGACGCAAACTGAAGCTGGGGCTTTCCGAACTTGACGATCTGCTGAACAAGAAAAGCGGGATGCTGGGTATTTCCATGCTTTCCAACGACATGCGTGAAATCGAATCCAGGATGACTGATGAGAAAGATCCTCACTGCACACTGGCGATGAAAATATACTGCTACAGGATCAGAAAATACCTCGGTGCCTATGCCGCAGCCATGGGGGGACTGGATGTGGTGGTCTTCACGGCTGGAGTTGGAGAAAACAGTCCTGTGACCCGCGCGATGGTCTGTGAAAACCTTGAGTTCTTGGGGCTCAAAATTGATAAAACAGTAAACAATGCCCGCGGATTCGTAAAATTCTCAACCCCGGATTCCAGGGTCAGTGTTTATGCGATTCCCACCAACGAGGAACTGGTAATTGGAAGGGACACGAAGAGAATCGTCGAAAATAAAATGTAG